One window of Thermodesulfovibrionales bacterium genomic DNA carries:
- a CDS encoding bifunctional UDP-sugar hydrolase/5'-nucleotidase, whose translation MKVMHAEKVLIRAVFTIILLLLSSLCIAEVHGPVALTVLHLNDFHGRLLPSLVKSVDEKTPVGGAAFLAQMIEDERAKNPEGTILLSAGDMFQGSPESNIFRGEPVIEVMNYLKFDAMALGNHEFDWGLGPLRRLEASAAFPFLSATVTDRGGKGIPGIRPFVMLERKGLKIAVIGITTPETAYTTKPDNVSDLKFLDPVKVLPGLIRKVKEKGADIVVVLCHSGLDADRRLAGAVGGIDLIVGGHSHTAVMYPERVGKTIIVQAGYYGIYLGVLNLAVDPETGMIHSDTGTKELRTVFAGPDDRIDRKTAEIVRTYRDRLQDSFASVVGETSVDLMRIDRGESLVGDIVTDAMRESSGADIAFLSSGSMRADITKGPITMEQVFSLLPFDDVLMTMKLTGKQIL comes from the coding sequence ATGAAGGTCATGCACGCAGAGAAGGTTCTCATAAGAGCGGTATTTACGATCATCCTTCTCCTCCTGTCTTCGCTTTGCATTGCGGAGGTCCACGGGCCTGTCGCACTCACGGTCCTCCATCTGAACGATTTCCACGGCCGACTCCTCCCCTCCCTTGTGAAGAGCGTTGATGAAAAGACCCCGGTGGGCGGAGCGGCTTTTCTCGCGCAGATGATCGAGGATGAACGCGCCAAGAACCCTGAGGGCACCATACTCCTCTCTGCCGGGGACATGTTCCAGGGCTCCCCTGAGTCGAATATCTTCCGGGGGGAGCCGGTCATAGAAGTCATGAACTACCTGAAGTTCGATGCCATGGCATTGGGAAATCATGAGTTCGATTGGGGACTCGGTCCCCTGAGGAGACTTGAGGCGTCCGCTGCATTTCCCTTCCTCTCTGCAACGGTCACCGACAGAGGGGGGAAGGGTATTCCGGGAATAAGGCCCTTCGTCATGCTCGAGAGGAAGGGTCTGAAGATCGCGGTCATCGGAATAACAACTCCCGAGACCGCCTATACTACAAAACCGGACAACGTGAGCGACCTGAAATTTCTCGACCCGGTAAAGGTCCTTCCGGGACTCATCCGGAAGGTGAAAGAGAAAGGGGCGGATATCGTAGTCGTGCTCTGCCATTCCGGACTCGATGCAGATAGACGTCTGGCCGGCGCTGTCGGAGGGATCGACCTGATAGTCGGCGGACATTCTCATACGGCGGTCATGTACCCCGAAAGAGTCGGGAAGACGATCATCGTGCAGGCCGGATATTATGGGATATACCTCGGGGTGCTCAACCTCGCCGTCGATCCTGAAACGGGGATGATTCATTCCGATACCGGAACGAAGGAACTGAGAACGGTCTTCGCCGGCCCGGATGACCGGATCGACAGGAAAACGGCAGAGATCGTCCGGACCTACCGGGACCGGCTTCAGGATTCCTTTGCGAGCGTTGTCGGCGAGACTTCTGTCGACCTGATGAGGATCGATAGGGGCGAGTCGCTGGTCGGGGATATTGTGACCGATGCGATGCGGGAATCGAGCGGTGCCGACATAGCCTTCCTGAGCAGCGGAAGCATGAGGGCTGACATTACGAAGGGGCCGATCACGATGGAGCAGGTCTTCAGCCTGCTCCCCTTTGACGATGTTTTAATGACCATGAAACTCACCGGAAAACAGATCCTC